The Knoellia sp. S7-12 region TGCCGCCTGCTCCCTCCTTCCCGATGTCCTGGGGAGGTGTCGAGCACCTGCCGCGCACCCTTGTTGTCCTGGGCGACCTCGCCGCTTCATCCCTCTCATCGCACTACGTGGTCGACTGGGCTGATCGGCACGGCTACCCCGTCATCGCCGAGCCGTTCGGCGACCATGACAGGTCCATGCTCATGCCGCACGGACCGCTCCTGCTGACGGAACCAGGCTGGCTCGCGCAGAAGCTCCCGGAGCGCGTCCTCGTCGTCGGCCGCGTGACGTTGTCCAGGGCAGTGGCAACGCTGCTCCGGACCGAGGGCATTCGAGTGGAGGTGTGTACGCCCACCCCCGACTGGGCCGACCCTGGGCATGTGGCCCATGCTGTGCACCCGATCACGGTGTTCACAGACACGAACGAGCACGAGCCGGACATTGAGTGGCTTGAGGCATGGCACAGTGCTGGATCGGTTGTGGCACAGGCGGTTCAGGATCAACGATCGCCGTGGGGGACTGGTCTGGCCGTGGCTTCCGTCGTGGCAAAGGCGCTGCCCGAAGGCGCCCAGCTCTTCGTGGGCTCGTCCAACCCGGTGCGCGACCTCGACCTCGGCATGCGTCGTGACTCGCCGATCACGGTCGTCGCCAATCGCGGCCTCGCCGGCATCGACGGCTGCCTCTCGACCGCCATCGGACTGGCGCTCACCACTGATGCGCCGAGTTATGCCTGGGTGGGCGACCTGACTTTCCTCCACGACTCAAACGCGTTGGCCATGGGTCCGGACGAGCCCCGCCCCGACCTCACCGTCCTCGTCACCAACGACGGCGGTGGCGGCATCTTCCGCACTCTCGAGCACGGAGCACCCGAACGAAGCGCCGACTTTGGTCGCATCTTTGCCACCCCAACGGGAACCGACTTCGAGGCACTGTGCCGAGCACACGGCATACGCCACGTCCTTGCGGAGACACGCGAAGCGGCAGCCGAAGCGCTGTCCGCGCCCCCCGACGGGATCACCGTCGTCGAGGTGCCCATCGACGCGGAGTCGCACCGCGGCGCCCACGAGCGGTTGCGACGGATCGCGCGCGAGGCCCTGATTTCGACGTGAGCCCCCGGCTTGCGAGAATGAGCCCGTGACCACGACCCCCACTCGCACCGATGTCCTCGTCGTCGGAGCCGGTCCGGCCGGTTCCGCTGCGGCGAACTGGGCGGCGCGCTCCGGACGTGACGTGGTGCTCGCCGACGCCGCAGTCTTCCCGCGCGACAAGACCTGCGGTGACGGACTGACGCCACGGGCGATCGCCGAGCTCACCCGGCTCGGGCTCGACGAGTGGCTGCGTGGGCACACCGTGAACCACGGGCTCAAGGCTCACGGCTTCGGTCAGGTGCTCGAACTGCCCTGGCCCGGGGGGTCGTTGCCCGACTGGGGCTCGGCCGTGGCCCGGACCGAACTCGACGACCACCTGCGCACGGCCGCGCTGAAGTCCGGTGCCGTCGGGGTCGAAGGGGCCAAGGCCGTCGATGCCCGGATCGAGGGTGGGCGCGTGAAGGCCGTGACGTTCCAGCGCGACGGCGAGAGCTTCGAGATCGAGTGCGAGAGGCTCATCGTCGCCGACGGCGTGCGGTCCGGCCTCGGCAAGGTGCTCGGTCGCGTGTGGCACAAGGACACCGTCTACGCCGTGGCCGGTCGTTGCTACGTCGACTCGACGCAGGCTGACGACCCGTGGATCAGCAGCCACCTCGAGCTGCGTGGTGAGGAGGGCGAGATC contains the following coding sequences:
- the menD gene encoding 2-succinyl-5-enolpyruvyl-6-hydroxy-3-cyclohexene-1-carboxylic-acid synthase, with the translated sequence MNPSTALARVLVDELIRGGVREVVLAPGSRSAPLAYAVQQAEREGRLRLHVRVDERTAGFLALGLAKGSHTPVPVIMTSGTAVANLHPAVLEAHHTGVPLVVLSADRPAELRGTGANQTTVQPGIFGAAVRWSADLPAPELVESVGAFHRTTVCRALAAARADLLSGASAGAGGPVHLNVAFRDPLTPDLEGTTTLAHQGRDGERPWVMPPAPSFPMSWGGVEHLPRTLVVLGDLAASSLSSHYVVDWADRHGYPVIAEPFGDHDRSMLMPHGPLLLTEPGWLAQKLPERVLVVGRVTLSRAVATLLRTEGIRVEVCTPTPDWADPGHVAHAVHPITVFTDTNEHEPDIEWLEAWHSAGSVVAQAVQDQRSPWGTGLAVASVVAKALPEGAQLFVGSSNPVRDLDLGMRRDSPITVVANRGLAGIDGCLSTAIGLALTTDAPSYAWVGDLTFLHDSNALAMGPDEPRPDLTVLVTNDGGGGIFRTLEHGAPERSADFGRIFATPTGTDFEALCRAHGIRHVLAETREAAAEALSAPPDGITVVEVPIDAESHRGAHERLRRIAREALIST
- a CDS encoding geranylgeranyl reductase family protein, whose amino-acid sequence is MTTTPTRTDVLVVGAGPAGSAAANWAARSGRDVVLADAAVFPRDKTCGDGLTPRAIAELTRLGLDEWLRGHTVNHGLKAHGFGQVLELPWPGGSLPDWGSAVARTELDDHLRTAALKSGAVGVEGAKAVDARIEGGRVKAVTFQRDGESFEIECERLIVADGVRSGLGKVLGRVWHKDTVYAVAGRCYVDSTQADDPWISSHLELRGEEGEILSGYGWIFPLGGGQVNVGAGTLATTKRPAEVAIKPLMARYVEECRRDFGLQGEARLATSALLPMGGAVSGVAGPNWALIGDAAACVNPLNGEGIDYGLESGRFVVDLLDTDLSVTWPALLKEHYGEAFSIARRLAGVVTVPRILPALGPAGMRSEWLMTLALRWMGNLVTDEDRDSAARVWRWAGRQSVRLEHRPPFT